A region from the Lysobacter sp. BMK333-48F3 genome encodes:
- a CDS encoding DUF4189 domain-containing protein: MSKPVYRAAGLLLLALLAQQAKADQGCPEGLSPIGRAPGPICVPTPGYGTGPVQRAAPRYSAPAPMPAITMMPTPQRLRFFGVHVSDPARSQLYSSNYSLDVAKASSLALDYCRQQTGQECAVLGSFVDQCQSIVIDKARKTYRGLDLIPRVAARTAMAECKRGTRSGECRLWRLPLCSGSDYSGGNFIGEDNGRTPEQIADEIATMTRELSAELAAEDG; this comes from the coding sequence ATGAGCAAGCCGGTCTATCGGGCCGCAGGATTGTTGTTGCTGGCGCTGCTCGCCCAGCAGGCGAAGGCCGACCAGGGCTGCCCGGAAGGGCTGAGCCCGATCGGGCGGGCGCCCGGGCCGATCTGCGTGCCCACCCCGGGCTACGGCACCGGCCCCGTGCAACGCGCGGCGCCCCGATACAGCGCCCCGGCGCCCATGCCGGCGATCACGATGATGCCCACGCCGCAGCGGCTGCGGTTTTTCGGCGTGCACGTCAGCGATCCGGCGCGCTCGCAGCTGTACTCGTCCAACTACTCGCTCGACGTCGCCAAGGCCTCGAGCCTGGCGCTGGACTACTGCCGCCAGCAGACCGGCCAGGAATGCGCGGTGCTCGGCTCGTTCGTCGACCAATGCCAGTCGATCGTGATCGACAAGGCGCGCAAGACTTACCGCGGCCTGGACCTGATTCCGCGGGTGGCGGCGCGCACCGCGATGGCCGAATGCAAGCGCGGCACCCGTTCCGGCGAATGCCGGCTGTGGCGCCTGCCGCTGTGCAGCGGTTCGGATTACAGCGGCGGCAACTTCATCGGCGAGGACAACGGGCGTACGCCGGAGCAGATCGCCGACGAGATCGCGACCATGACCCGCGAGCTGTCGGCCGAGCTGGCCGCCGAAGACGGTTGA
- a CDS encoding SDR family NAD(P)-dependent oxidoreductase: MQLDNARAVITGGVSGLGLAVAQHLVARGGKVALFDVNDDKGAQAMAALGADKARYFRTDVTDEAGVAANLEAAREFLGGLNAAINCAGILGAGRVLGKEAPMPLGQFQSTVMVNLVGSFNVAKAAANLMQHNEAGEDGERGVIVNTASVAAYEGQIGQAAYSASKGGVVGMTLPMARELSRFGIRVMTVAPGIFWTPMVDGMPESVQQSLSASIPFPSRLGRPEEFADLVGYILGNRYLNGETIRLDGATRLAPK; this comes from the coding sequence ATGCAACTCGACAACGCCCGCGCCGTCATTACCGGCGGCGTCTCCGGCCTCGGCCTGGCCGTGGCCCAGCACCTGGTCGCCCGCGGCGGCAAGGTCGCCCTGTTCGACGTCAACGACGACAAGGGCGCGCAGGCCATGGCGGCGCTGGGCGCGGACAAGGCGCGCTATTTCCGCACCGACGTCACCGACGAGGCCGGCGTGGCGGCCAACCTGGAGGCCGCGCGCGAGTTCCTCGGCGGGCTGAACGCGGCGATCAACTGCGCCGGCATCCTCGGCGCCGGCCGCGTGCTCGGCAAGGAAGCGCCGATGCCGCTGGGCCAGTTCCAGAGCACGGTGATGGTCAACCTGGTCGGCAGCTTCAACGTCGCCAAGGCCGCGGCCAACCTGATGCAGCACAACGAAGCCGGCGAGGACGGCGAGCGCGGCGTGATCGTCAACACCGCCTCGGTCGCCGCCTACGAGGGCCAGATCGGCCAGGCCGCCTACTCGGCCTCCAAGGGCGGCGTGGTCGGCATGACCCTGCCGATGGCGCGCGAGCTGTCGCGCTTCGGCATCCGGGTGATGACCGTGGCCCCGGGCATCTTCTGGACCCCGATGGTCGACGGCATGCCCGAATCGGTGCAGCAGTCGCTGTCGGCCTCGATCCCCTTCCCCTCGCGCCTGGGCCGCCCGGAAGAGTTCGCCGACCTGGTCGGCTACATCCTCGGCAACCGCTACCTCAACGGCGAGACCATCCGCCTGGACGGCGCTACCCGGTTGGCGCCGAAGTAA
- a CDS encoding DUF4279 domain-containing protein: protein MSRAQWSTAVLRVFGDDLDPDEISALLGSRPSSSARKGDRQVIGTAGRIRILKTGRWSLHAVDSRPEDIEAQIFAILDGLTADMAVWRSLGERYQVDMFCGLFMDSGNDNLLLSSKALLALGQRGIELELDIYDPIEDESAEPH from the coding sequence ATGAGTCGAGCGCAGTGGTCCACCGCGGTGTTGCGGGTGTTCGGCGACGATCTGGACCCCGATGAAATCAGTGCCTTGCTCGGCAGCCGCCCGAGCAGTTCGGCGCGCAAAGGCGACCGGCAGGTTATCGGGACTGCTGGGCGGATACGGATCCTCAAGACCGGACGCTGGAGCCTGCACGCCGTCGACAGCCGACCCGAGGACATCGAGGCGCAGATCTTCGCGATTCTCGACGGACTGACCGCCGACATGGCGGTCTGGCGTTCGCTGGGAGAGCGCTACCAGGTCGACATGTTCTGCGGGCTGTTCATGGACAGCGGCAACGACAATCTGTTGCTTTCGTCGAAAGCGCTGCTTGCGCTGGGACAGCGCGGCATCGAGCTGGAACTGGATATCTACGACCCGATCGAAGACGAATCGGCCGAGCCGCACTGA
- the yeiP gene encoding elongation factor P-like protein YeiP, with product MKAYDVKKGNVVEHNNIVYQVRDIERSSPQGRGGNVKYRFTMYSVPGGTKFDLSVGAEDELKEVELSRRQATFSYKDGDAFVFLDDEDYTPYTLDADVVGDAAGYIVDDLTGCYVQIIDDQPVALQLPQSVAIEVIETPPELKGGTATKRPKPAKLSTGIEIMVPEYIGNGERVLVNTTTGEFAGRAD from the coding sequence ATGAAAGCCTACGACGTCAAAAAAGGTAACGTGGTCGAACACAACAACATCGTGTACCAGGTGCGCGATATCGAACGCAGCTCGCCGCAGGGCCGCGGCGGCAACGTGAAGTACCGCTTCACCATGTACTCGGTGCCCGGCGGCACCAAGTTCGATCTCAGCGTCGGCGCCGAGGACGAGCTCAAGGAAGTCGAACTGAGCCGCCGCCAGGCGACGTTCTCGTACAAGGACGGCGACGCTTTCGTGTTTCTCGACGACGAGGACTACACCCCCTACACCCTCGACGCGGACGTGGTCGGCGACGCCGCCGGCTACATCGTCGACGACCTGACGGGCTGCTACGTGCAGATCATCGACGATCAGCCGGTGGCGCTGCAGCTGCCGCAGAGCGTGGCGATCGAAGTGATCGAAACCCCGCCGGAACTCAAGGGCGGCACCGCGACCAAGCGGCCGAAGCCGGCCAAGCTGTCGACCGGCATCGAGATCATGGTGCCGGAGTACATCGGCAACGGCGAGCGCGTGCTGGTCAACACCACCACCGGCGAGTTCGCCGGCCGTGCGGACTGA
- a CDS encoding DUF4304 domain-containing protein, translated as MDPAKHIDAVVAQGLAPLLKSQGFAKAGRSFHRRRGDRWQVVNVQASSGNSAAQARFTLNLGLYIPQIEVLAGQPPLQGKPKEYECTLRERIGALMPQARDHWWTLVPDSEPATLAAELAEAFAAYGLPWLEGHADLAEVAASLAEAPTILAAAAALAAGDREAAARRIEHMKAERPRATAVAEAWAAKHLRA; from the coding sequence ATGGACCCCGCCAAACACATCGACGCCGTCGTCGCCCAGGGCCTGGCCCCGCTGCTGAAGTCGCAGGGCTTCGCCAAGGCCGGCCGCAGTTTCCACCGACGGCGCGGCGACCGCTGGCAGGTGGTCAACGTCCAGGCCAGCAGCGGCAACAGCGCCGCGCAGGCGCGTTTCACCCTCAATCTGGGCCTGTACATTCCCCAGATCGAGGTCCTGGCCGGGCAACCGCCGCTGCAGGGCAAACCCAAGGAATACGAATGCACCCTGCGCGAACGCATCGGCGCGTTGATGCCGCAGGCCCGCGACCATTGGTGGACGCTCGTCCCCGACAGCGAGCCGGCGACGCTGGCGGCCGAGCTGGCCGAGGCTTTCGCGGCCTACGGCTTGCCGTGGCTGGAAGGCCATGCCGACCTGGCCGAGGTGGCCGCCTCGCTCGCCGAGGCGCCGACGATCCTGGCCGCGGCCGCCGCGCTGGCGGCGGGCGACCGCGAGGCGGCGGCGCGCCGGATCGAGCATATGAAGGCCGAGCGGCCGCGGGCGACGGCGGTGGCGGAGGCTTGGGCGGCCAAGCATCTGCGGGCGTGA
- a CDS encoding EAL domain-containing protein has translation MKRDAPAPAPPQVRTGDPARTLAALERAQHDPKLDPALRALLAEAAAALRARGDGAEHRCLYRALFDAIPDLVTVLDEDGTVIEINRLGTEAHRRVREDILGQPIHVLNPELPQDHLVPVWETLNRGQTYVIEVTNKRGDGTRFPVEVHSAAFLHEGQRRIIAVARDLSTRQDAELRFRELVELIDRGVIVQDDSLRIVYANSAAMRLLSLHSGDSIADELRSGHWMVIDERGRELPHKQYPSRIALETGRVVESTVLGLYHRERRELIWLSVTAVPKFPPGGDRPNQVFALFSNVTSLKRDSALFDRAQALAHIGGWEWDAGRDRLYLTDEAARILGRETVPASIEELLDCLRPVDRHRLRSHLDRSLGGGRGLDLELQGLRPDGSVFWVRVIGDAGAGDPVGQVLTGTMQDVTERKQEEEHLRIQARSDPLTGLLNRDAVLAELEQRLDTFPQSPLAVLYIDLDRFKVVNDVLGHAAGDRLLASAARRIRQAIGNDPAQIARFGGDEFLVVCSLDGEPLRAERIADAILESFGDSFRVDGEEFSITASIGIAQAPLDGRTAQQLIQSADVAMYDSKRRGRNSWQAFTPELAEQQLHRLQLETHLRRAVHNDEFHLVYQPQVDLSDGRVIAVEALIRWRNRSLGEMRPDRFIGHAETTGDIVGIGGWVLHEACRQLRKWRDEGVRIERVAVNVSYRQFLGDDLASNVAAALSEYGLPGNALELEFTERVLIEDAPDTVRTFARLRELGVHLSIDDFGEGYSALNYLRRLPIHGLKLSQLFVQGVPDNQSDVAVCQAVTGIARSLGLGLVAEGIETERQRGFLRELGVGIGQGFLFAPGLSPGDLRDYCRSHAG, from the coding sequence GTGAAGCGCGACGCGCCCGCACCGGCTCCGCCGCAGGTCCGCACCGGCGACCCGGCGCGGACGCTGGCGGCGCTGGAACGGGCGCAACACGATCCCAAGCTCGACCCGGCGCTGCGCGCCCTGCTGGCCGAAGCCGCCGCCGCGCTGCGCGCGCGCGGCGACGGCGCCGAACACCGTTGCCTGTACCGGGCCCTGTTCGACGCGATCCCCGACCTGGTCACCGTGCTCGACGAAGACGGCACGGTCATCGAGATCAACCGCCTGGGCACCGAAGCCCACCGGCGAGTGCGCGAGGACATCCTCGGCCAGCCGATCCACGTGCTCAACCCCGAGCTGCCGCAGGACCATCTGGTGCCGGTGTGGGAGACCCTCAACCGCGGCCAGACCTACGTCATCGAAGTCACCAACAAGCGCGGCGACGGCACCCGTTTCCCGGTCGAAGTGCACTCGGCCGCGTTCCTGCACGAAGGCCAGCGCCGGATCATCGCCGTCGCCCGCGACCTGAGCACCCGCCAGGACGCCGAACTGCGTTTCCGCGAACTGGTCGAGCTGATCGACCGCGGCGTGATCGTGCAGGACGACTCCCTGCGCATCGTCTACGCCAACAGCGCGGCGATGCGCCTGTTGTCGCTGCACAGCGGCGACAGCATCGCCGACGAGCTGCGCTCCGGCCACTGGATGGTGATCGACGAGCGCGGCCGCGAACTGCCGCACAAGCAATACCCCTCGCGGATCGCCCTGGAAACCGGGCGCGTGGTCGAGAGCACCGTGCTCGGCCTGTACCACCGCGAGCGGCGCGAACTGATCTGGCTGTCGGTGACCGCGGTACCGAAGTTCCCGCCCGGCGGCGACCGCCCGAACCAGGTGTTCGCGCTGTTTTCCAACGTCACCTCGCTCAAGCGCGACAGCGCCCTGTTCGACCGCGCCCAGGCCCTGGCCCATATCGGCGGCTGGGAATGGGACGCCGGCCGCGACCGCCTGTACCTGACCGACGAGGCCGCGCGCATCCTCGGCCGCGAGACCGTGCCGGCCTCGATCGAGGAATTGCTCGACTGCCTGCGCCCGGTGGACCGCCACCGCTTGCGCAGCCACCTCGACCGCAGCCTCGGCGGCGGCCGCGGCCTGGATCTGGAACTGCAGGGCCTGCGCCCCGACGGCAGCGTGTTCTGGGTGCGGGTGATCGGCGACGCCGGCGCCGGCGACCCGGTCGGCCAGGTGCTGACCGGAACGATGCAGGACGTCACCGAACGCAAACAGGAAGAAGAACACCTGCGCATCCAGGCGCGCAGCGATCCCCTGACCGGCCTGCTCAACCGCGACGCGGTGCTGGCCGAACTCGAGCAACGCCTGGACACCTTCCCGCAGTCGCCGCTGGCGGTGCTGTACATCGACCTGGACCGCTTCAAGGTGGTCAACGACGTGCTCGGCCACGCCGCCGGCGATCGCCTGCTGGCTTCGGCCGCGCGCCGGATCCGCCAGGCGATCGGCAACGACCCGGCCCAGATCGCCCGCTTCGGCGGCGACGAGTTCCTGGTGGTGTGCTCGCTGGACGGCGAGCCCTTGCGCGCCGAACGCATCGCCGATGCGATCCTGGAGAGCTTCGGCGACAGCTTCCGGGTCGACGGCGAGGAGTTCAGCATCACCGCCAGCATCGGCATCGCCCAGGCGCCGCTCGACGGCCGCACCGCGCAGCAACTGATCCAGAGCGCCGACGTGGCGATGTACGACAGCAAGCGCCGCGGCCGCAACAGCTGGCAGGCGTTCACCCCGGAACTGGCCGAACAGCAGCTGCACCGCCTGCAGCTGGAAACCCACCTGCGCCGCGCGGTGCACAACGACGAGTTCCACCTGGTCTACCAGCCGCAGGTCGACCTGAGCGACGGCCGGGTGATCGCGGTGGAAGCGCTGATCCGCTGGCGCAACCGCTCGCTGGGCGAGATGCGCCCGGACCGCTTCATCGGCCACGCCGAAACCACCGGCGACATCGTCGGCATCGGCGGCTGGGTGCTGCACGAGGCCTGCCGCCAGTTGCGCAAGTGGCGCGACGAAGGCGTGCGGATCGAACGCGTCGCGGTCAACGTCTCCTACCGCCAGTTCCTCGGCGACGACCTCGCCAGCAACGTCGCCGCGGCGCTGTCCGAGTACGGCCTGCCCGGCAATGCGCTGGAACTGGAGTTCACCGAGCGGGTGCTGATCGAGGACGCGCCCGACACCGTGCGCACCTTCGCCCGCCTGCGCGAACTCGGCGTGCACCTGTCGATCGACGATTTCGGCGAAGGCTACAGCGCGCTCAACTACCTGCGCCGCCTGCCGATCCACGGCCTCAAGCTGAGCCAGTTGTTCGTCCAGGGCGTGCCCGACAACCAGTCCGACGTCGCGGTCTGCCAGGCCGTCACCGGCATCGCCCGCAGCCTCGGCCTGGGCCTGGTCGCCGAAGGCATCGAAACCGAACGCCAGCGCGGCTTCCTGCGCGAACTCGGCGTCGGCATCGGCCAGGGCTTTTTGTTCGCCCCGGGCTTGTCGCCGGGGGATTTGCGCGATTACTGCCGCAGCCACGCGGGCTGA
- a CDS encoding hydroxymethylglutaryl-CoA lyase, which produces MTQPSAVRIVEVGPRDGLQNEKSPIATADKIALIDRLSATGLRSIEATSFVSPKWVPQLADAAEVFTGIARRPGVRYPVLVPNEQGYERARAVGVEEIAVFTAASEAFNQKNINAGIDESLQRFAPVLARAKADGVAVRGYVSTVLGCPYQGQVPVADVVRVARALFEMGCYEISLGDTIGVGTPGKARAMFKAVAAEVPVAALAVHFHDTYGQALSNILACLEEGVAVVDSAVSGTGGCPYAKGASGNVASEDVVYMLHGLGIATGVDLDALAQTGRWLAGLLGRETGSKVGKALAAA; this is translated from the coding sequence GTGACTCAGCCTTCCGCCGTACGCATCGTCGAAGTCGGTCCCCGCGACGGACTGCAGAACGAAAAGAGCCCGATCGCGACCGCCGACAAGATCGCCCTGATCGACCGCCTGTCCGCGACCGGGCTGCGCAGCATCGAGGCGACCAGCTTCGTCAGCCCGAAGTGGGTGCCGCAGCTGGCGGACGCGGCCGAGGTGTTCACCGGCATCGCCCGCCGCCCCGGCGTGCGCTATCCGGTGCTGGTGCCGAACGAACAAGGCTACGAGCGCGCGCGCGCGGTCGGAGTCGAGGAGATCGCGGTGTTCACCGCCGCCTCGGAAGCGTTCAACCAGAAGAACATCAACGCCGGCATCGACGAGTCGCTGCAACGCTTCGCGCCGGTGCTGGCGCGGGCCAAGGCCGACGGCGTGGCGGTGCGCGGTTACGTCTCCACCGTGCTCGGCTGCCCCTATCAGGGCCAGGTGCCGGTCGCCGACGTGGTGCGGGTGGCGCGCGCGCTGTTCGAAATGGGCTGCTACGAGATCTCGCTCGGCGACACCATCGGCGTGGGCACGCCGGGCAAGGCGCGGGCGATGTTCAAGGCGGTCGCCGCCGAAGTGCCGGTGGCGGCGCTGGCGGTGCATTTCCACGACACCTACGGCCAGGCGCTGTCCAACATCCTGGCCTGCCTGGAAGAAGGCGTGGCGGTGGTCGATTCGGCCGTGTCCGGCACCGGCGGCTGCCCCTACGCCAAGGGCGCCAGCGGCAACGTCGCCAGCGAGGACGTGGTCTACATGCTGCACGGCCTGGGCATCGCCACCGGCGTCGACCTGGACGCGCTGGCCCAGACCGGGCGCTGGCTGGCCGGCCTGCTCGGCCGCGAGACCGGCAGCAAGGTCGGCAAGGCGCTGGCGGCCGCGTGA
- a CDS encoding GNAT family N-acetyltransferase, which yields MPLPPGVVLRPILPRDDAALAAIARQVQTEFGGTLASDPELDAMQRSYSRPRSAYFVVERDGKLGGGAGIAPLLGGDDRTCELRKFYLLPSVRRIGLGQALLDKCLLTARGCGYGQCYVELLDRMSEAQRLLEANSFQLLDAPMGYAELAGSHTWYLRTV from the coding sequence ATGCCCCTGCCGCCCGGCGTCGTACTGCGCCCGATCCTGCCCCGCGACGACGCCGCGCTGGCCGCGATCGCCCGCCAGGTGCAGACCGAGTTCGGCGGGACCTTGGCCAGCGACCCGGAGTTGGACGCGATGCAGCGCAGCTACAGCCGCCCGCGCAGCGCCTACTTCGTGGTCGAACGCGACGGCAAGCTCGGCGGCGGCGCCGGCATCGCGCCGCTGCTAGGCGGCGACGACCGCACCTGCGAGCTGCGCAAGTTCTACCTGCTGCCCTCGGTGCGCCGAATCGGCCTGGGCCAGGCGCTGCTGGACAAGTGCCTGCTGACCGCGCGCGGCTGCGGCTACGGCCAGTGCTATGTCGAACTGCTCGACCGGATGAGCGAGGCCCAGCGCCTGCTGGAGGCCAACAGCTTCCAGTTGCTGGACGCGCCGATGGGCTACGCGGAGCTGGCCGGCAGCCATACCTGGTATTTGCGCACGGTCTAG